The bacterium genome has a segment encoding these proteins:
- a CDS encoding SpoIID/LytB domain-containing protein, whose translation MLKRRWQLTLFLPLTVVFFLNSCIHVQQKPSLINLKENSFHDEEKLHDLYQSFWFPPLSDNAALNVGISTQKNSIEFKTLDHSKFLILINNKPYMIQSPKNTHWIVDSVQTVRPALISYYPSVATQTLWQASPTAKMQKKLGLWKQRGFPQSRWIRQKNSHAHMSQKSAKQVLSLGQYSSYESAKNICIMVRRKYPNHYCRVIQRTDIPAIGKARIRTANNDFSTDFDGMISIDVNTNTTLKVFNSDVDTAVKDKAMQDQDYRGHFYIVSNNQSKLDLIQKTTLGNYLKHVVPAEIFPSAPLEALKAQSVIARTYTLKHFEPLTGQAPYTICGDTRCQVYRGFAFESEKSNQAIKQTDSIFLMYQDSFAETFYHSMCGGHTEDKKNIWGNPTIPYLTGINDTINNPKPLNLQHYVNTKHLLEQDNKALFFCGHTPYSPDKNWSWQKSFSSQYLMQQLHTQNTIRHIEIVKRGQSGRVLSLNIVFHNGQKHLLKGELNIRRFFSGLKSSLFTIKRYWHKGQAHYLFTGRGFGHGVGMCQTGAIGRAEHGHSYQQILSAYYPGTQIYTPSQEK comes from the coding sequence ATGCTAAAACGTCGTTGGCAACTTACCCTTTTTCTCCCTTTAACTGTTGTTTTTTTTCTCAACAGCTGTATTCATGTTCAGCAAAAGCCAAGTCTGATCAATCTAAAAGAAAATAGCTTTCATGATGAAGAAAAACTGCATGATCTGTATCAAAGTTTTTGGTTTCCGCCATTATCGGACAATGCTGCGCTCAATGTAGGTATTTCAACCCAAAAAAATAGCATTGAATTTAAAACGCTTGATCATAGCAAATTCCTCATTCTCATTAACAATAAACCTTATATGATTCAGTCACCCAAAAACACACATTGGATTGTAGACTCTGTTCAAACTGTTCGACCGGCGTTAATCAGCTACTACCCAAGCGTTGCTACACAAACATTATGGCAAGCTTCGCCAACAGCTAAAATGCAAAAAAAACTTGGCCTGTGGAAACAAAGAGGTTTTCCACAAAGCCGTTGGATCCGTCAAAAAAATTCTCATGCCCACATGAGCCAAAAGAGTGCAAAGCAAGTTTTAAGTTTAGGCCAATACTCAAGCTATGAGTCTGCAAAAAATATATGTATTATGGTTAGACGGAAATACCCAAACCATTATTGCCGGGTCATTCAAAGAACCGATATTCCAGCCATTGGTAAAGCCAGAATAAGAACAGCCAACAATGATTTTAGCACTGACTTTGATGGAATGATCAGCATTGATGTCAATACCAATACAACGCTAAAAGTGTTTAACTCCGATGTTGATACTGCAGTCAAAGACAAAGCCATGCAAGATCAGGACTACAGAGGCCATTTTTACATTGTCAGCAACAATCAGTCTAAGCTAGATCTTATACAAAAAACCACCTTGGGCAATTACCTTAAACATGTTGTTCCAGCTGAAATTTTTCCCAGTGCCCCACTTGAAGCTCTAAAAGCACAAAGTGTTATTGCCAGAACTTATACCTTAAAACATTTTGAACCCTTAACTGGACAGGCACCCTATACCATCTGTGGCGACACCCGCTGCCAAGTCTACAGAGGCTTTGCATTTGAATCTGAAAAAAGCAACCAAGCAATTAAACAAACAGACTCTATATTTTTAATGTATCAAGACAGCTTTGCAGAAACTTTTTATCACAGTATGTGCGGTGGCCATACTGAAGATAAAAAAAATATTTGGGGCAACCCCACAATTCCATACTTAACAGGCATCAACGATACCATCAATAACCCCAAACCCTTAAATTTACAACATTATGTCAACACCAAACATTTACTTGAACAAGACAATAAAGCTTTATTTTTTTGTGGTCATACGCCTTATAGCCCAGATAAAAATTGGTCTTGGCAAAAAAGTTTTAGCAGTCAATATCTTATGCAACAACTTCACACGCAAAACACCATTCGTCATATAGAGATTGTTAAACGGGGTCAATCCGGTAGAGTTTTAAGCTTAAATATTGTTTTTCATAATGGTCAAAAACATTTGCTCAAAGGCGAGCTCAACATCAGACGTTTTTTTTCTGGGCTCAAGTCTTCCTTATTCACCATTAAACGTTATTGGCATAAGGGCCAGGCTCACTACCTTTTTACCGGTAGAGGTTTTGGGCATGGTGTAGGCATGTGTCAAACCGGTGCCATTGGCAGGGCTGAACATGGACACAGCTATCAACAAATTTTAAGCGCTTACTATCCAGGAACACAAATTTATACTCCTAGCCAAGAGAAATAA
- a CDS encoding helix-turn-helix transcriptional regulator: MPIQVNLDVQMAIKKMSLNELSEKVGISIQNLSILKTGKAKAIRFSTLEKICEVLDCKPGDILDYIAE, from the coding sequence ATGCCAATTCAAGTCAATCTAGATGTACAAATGGCCATTAAGAAAATGTCTTTGAATGAGCTGTCAGAAAAAGTTGGGATCAGCATACAAAATCTGTCTATTTTAAAGACTGGCAAGGCCAAGGCCATACGTTTTTCTACCTTAGAAAAAATATGTGAAGTTTTGGACTGTAAGCCAGGAGATATTTTAGATTATATTGCTGAATAA
- the atpC gene encoding ATP synthase F1 subunit epsilon — MAHEEAIALEIVTPAESLVNTRCVKVSIPGHKGELEVLESHTELLSTLLTGLVQYQHAGQIHKVAVKAGFLQVNQNHIRLLADDAKFKKDIDLDQVQAEHKDIEAKLVSEKVGIEEREGLYQERDWLEALLKL; from the coding sequence ATGGCACATGAAGAAGCAATAGCCCTTGAAATTGTAACACCGGCTGAGAGTTTGGTGAATACTCGCTGTGTAAAAGTGAGTATTCCCGGTCACAAAGGTGAACTGGAAGTCTTAGAAAGCCATACAGAGCTGTTGAGTACACTTTTAACTGGTTTGGTACAGTATCAACATGCAGGCCAAATTCATAAAGTTGCGGTGAAAGCTGGTTTTTTGCAAGTGAACCAAAATCACATTCGCTTGTTGGCCGATGACGCCAAATTCAAAAAAGACATTGACCTTGATCAAGTTCAAGCAGAGCACAAAGACATAGAAGCCAAACTGGTTTCAGAAAAAGTGGGCATAGAAGAGCGTGAAGGGTTATATCAAGAGCGAGATTGGCTGGAAGCTTTGTTAAAACTCTGA
- the atpD gene encoding F0F1 ATP synthase subunit beta: MKENGKIKQVIGAVVDVEFPKGHMPQVQTALTTTNPGIDDKADNLVLEVAQHIGEGTVRTIAMDSTEGLVRGMEVKNTGAPISVPVGKETLGRILNVIGQPIDAAGEIKTDKTLPIHRSAPTYEEQDTSVEAFETGIKVVDLLAPYSRGGKIGLFGGAGVGKTVLIMELINNIATQHGGYSVFGGVGERTREGNDLWLEMKESGVLEKTSLVYGQMNEPPGARARVGLTALTVAEYFRDEEGQDVLLFIDNIFRFTQANSEVSALLGRIPSAVGYQPTLATDLGGLQERITTTKNGSITSVQAIYVPADDLTDPAPATTFSHLDATTVLSRQIAELGIYPAVDPLDSTSRILDPQVVGLEHYEVAMSVQKVLQRYKDLQDIIAILGMDELSEDDKLLVARARKVQRFLSQPFFVAEQFTGMKGKYVKLADTIKGFKEIVAGQYDDIPEQAFYLQGTIEDVLAKAKEMAQEEAA; the protein is encoded by the coding sequence GTGAAAGAAAACGGAAAAATAAAACAGGTCATCGGAGCTGTTGTGGATGTGGAGTTTCCAAAAGGACATATGCCACAAGTACAAACAGCATTAACCACCACCAATCCCGGCATTGATGACAAAGCAGATAACCTGGTTTTGGAAGTTGCCCAACATATTGGTGAAGGTACCGTGAGAACCATTGCCATGGATTCAACAGAAGGTTTGGTCCGGGGCATGGAAGTAAAAAACACAGGCGCCCCCATTTCAGTGCCTGTAGGTAAAGAAACTTTAGGAAGAATTTTAAACGTGATTGGTCAGCCTATTGATGCTGCGGGTGAAATTAAAACCGATAAAACTTTACCCATTCACAGATCTGCTCCTACTTATGAAGAACAAGATACCAGCGTTGAAGCTTTTGAAACTGGTATTAAAGTGGTTGACCTTTTGGCGCCGTACTCTAGAGGCGGTAAAATTGGTTTGTTTGGTGGTGCCGGTGTGGGTAAAACTGTGTTGATCATGGAGTTGATCAACAACATTGCAACTCAACACGGTGGTTATTCTGTGTTTGGCGGCGTGGGTGAAAGAACCCGTGAAGGCAATGACTTATGGCTAGAGATGAAAGAGTCTGGCGTTTTGGAAAAAACCTCTCTGGTTTATGGTCAAATGAATGAGCCTCCAGGAGCCAGAGCCCGTGTCGGTTTAACAGCTTTGACCGTTGCTGAGTATTTTAGAGATGAAGAAGGTCAGGACGTATTGTTGTTTATTGATAATATTTTCCGTTTTACCCAAGCCAACTCAGAAGTATCTGCGTTATTGGGACGTATTCCATCAGCGGTAGGATACCAGCCAACCTTGGCTACAGACTTGGGTGGTTTGCAAGAACGGATTACCACAACCAAGAATGGCTCTATTACCTCCGTGCAAGCGATTTATGTGCCTGCGGATGACTTAACAGATCCAGCGCCGGCTACAACCTTCTCACACTTGGATGCAACTACAGTATTGTCTAGACAAATTGCTGAGTTGGGCATTTATCCTGCGGTGGATCCACTGGATTCAACCTCAAGAATTTTAGACCCACAAGTGGTTGGTCTTGAGCATTATGAAGTGGCCATGAGTGTGCAAAAAGTATTGCAACGCTACAAAGACTTGCAAGACATCATTGCTATTTTGGGTATGGATGAATTGTCTGAAGATGATAAGTTGTTGGTGGCGCGTGCTCGTAAAGTCCAACGTTTCTTATCTCAGCCGTTCTTTGTTGCTGAACAGTTTACCGGTATGAAAGGTAAATATGTAAAGTTAGCAGATACCATCAAAGGTTTTAAAGAAATTGTTGCCGGTCAGTATGATGATATTCCTGAGCAAGCATTTTATTTGCAAGGTACCATTGAAGACGTGTTGGCCAAAGCTAAAGAAATGGCGCAAGAAGAGGCTGCATAA
- the atpG gene encoding ATP synthase F1 subunit gamma: protein MASVRDLRKRIKSVKSTQKITKAMKMVAAARLRKAQEAAEKSNPYSKVITELFADLSSDESLQKHPLFNKRDVKQKLVLVFSSDRGLCGSFNSSSFKKALELLQEDSVQLYTFGKKADGFFARKYKDRIYKSDASFWEGFSVESAQNLSKELSKLYVEQTFDEIVFIYNEFISVMTQEVQVETVLPLVATQKDEGAVGDQEQAEKPYLFEPGKEKILESLIPRALDVKVYRPCLHSLASEFGARMAAMDSATRNAGEMIDDLTLTMNRVRQANITRELVEIISGAEALG from the coding sequence ATGGCATCTGTTAGAGATTTAAGAAAACGCATTAAAAGCGTTAAATCAACGCAAAAGATCACCAAAGCCATGAAGATGGTGGCGGCTGCTCGTTTGCGTAAAGCCCAAGAAGCAGCAGAAAAATCCAATCCTTACAGTAAGGTGATTACAGAGCTTTTTGCAGATTTATCATCAGATGAAAGCTTACAAAAACACCCTTTGTTTAACAAAAGAGATGTAAAACAAAAGTTGGTTTTGGTGTTTTCATCGGATCGGGGGTTGTGCGGATCATTCAATTCAAGCTCATTTAAAAAAGCTTTAGAGTTGTTGCAAGAGGACAGTGTCCAACTTTATACCTTTGGTAAAAAAGCCGACGGTTTTTTTGCAAGAAAATACAAAGATAGAATTTACAAAAGTGACGCAAGTTTTTGGGAAGGCTTTAGTGTTGAGTCTGCACAAAACTTAAGCAAAGAGTTATCAAAACTTTATGTAGAGCAAACATTTGATGAAATCGTTTTTATTTACAATGAGTTTATTTCAGTGATGACTCAAGAAGTTCAGGTAGAAACCGTGTTACCTTTGGTGGCAACACAAAAAGATGAAGGCGCTGTTGGAGATCAAGAACAAGCAGAAAAACCTTACTTGTTTGAACCGGGTAAGGAAAAAATTCTAGAAAGCTTAATTCCAAGAGCTTTGGACGTTAAAGTGTACCGCCCATGTTTGCATTCTTTGGCCAGTGAATTTGGTGCTAGAATGGCAGCCATGGATTCAGCAACCAGAAATGCTGGTGAAATGATAGATGACTTAACCTTAACCATGAACAGAGTAAGACAAGCCAATATTACCCGTGAACTTGTTGAAATTATCAGTGGTGCAGAAGCTTTAGGGTAG
- the atpA gene encoding F0F1 ATP synthase subunit alpha — translation MSIRVEEISQVIKSHVRDYDKRVSVSETGTVLSVGDGIARIHGLEKAMAGELLSFSNGVYGLALNLEEHNVGAAILGDDTHVREGDTVERTGKITEVPVGPEVLGRVLNALGQPIDGKGDLKTSETRRAEVKAPGIVSRQPVTEPMQTGLKAIDSMVPIGRGQRELIIGDRQTGKTAVAIDTIINQKGQDVKCIYVAIGQKQSTVAQVVDKLEKEGAMEYTTVVCANASDSAPLQFLAPYAGVAMGEYFRDNGQHALIIYDDLSKHAVAYRQLSLLLRRPPGREAYPGDVFYVHSRLLERAAKMHDDLGGGSLTALPIIETQAGDVSAYVPTNVISITDGQIYLESDLFYSGVRPAINVGLSVSRVGGNAQIKAMKKVAGTLRLELAQYRELAAFAQFSSDLDASTQKQLARGARLVEMLKQGQYAPYPVEEQVLVIYAAINGYVDDYELWALPQYEKELIAFARDEQPETLRLLREEKNLSDDAKASIQKTLDAFKDRFKPEVKK, via the coding sequence ATGAGTATTCGTGTGGAAGAAATTTCTCAAGTTATAAAATCACATGTCAGAGACTACGACAAGCGCGTATCTGTGTCTGAAACTGGAACAGTCCTTTCAGTGGGTGATGGTATTGCAAGAATTCACGGCTTAGAAAAAGCAATGGCTGGTGAGTTGTTGTCTTTTTCAAATGGTGTTTATGGCTTGGCTTTGAACTTAGAAGAACATAACGTTGGTGCCGCGATTTTAGGGGATGATACCCATGTTCGTGAAGGAGATACCGTTGAAAGAACAGGAAAGATTACTGAAGTGCCTGTTGGACCGGAAGTTTTAGGAAGGGTTTTAAATGCTCTTGGACAACCCATTGACGGTAAAGGTGATTTAAAAACCAGTGAAACCAGAAGAGCTGAAGTAAAGGCACCTGGTATTGTTAGCCGTCAACCAGTGACAGAGCCCATGCAAACCGGTTTAAAAGCCATTGACTCTATGGTTCCTATTGGAAGAGGTCAGCGTGAATTGATTATTGGTGACCGTCAAACCGGTAAAACCGCCGTAGCCATTGACACCATCATCAATCAAAAAGGTCAAGATGTTAAATGTATCTATGTGGCTATTGGTCAAAAGCAATCAACGGTTGCACAAGTGGTGGATAAGTTGGAAAAAGAAGGTGCTATGGAATATACCACAGTGGTGTGTGCCAACGCATCTGACTCTGCGCCACTACAATTTTTGGCACCTTACGCTGGCGTTGCAATGGGTGAGTATTTTAGAGATAACGGTCAACATGCCTTGATCATTTATGATGATCTTTCAAAACATGCGGTTGCCTACAGACAATTATCCTTGTTGTTGAGAAGACCTCCAGGACGTGAAGCTTATCCAGGGGATGTGTTTTATGTGCACTCAAGATTGTTGGAAAGAGCAGCTAAAATGCATGATGACTTGGGTGGTGGTTCATTAACCGCTCTACCAATCATTGAAACGCAAGCCGGTGACGTATCGGCGTATGTACCCACCAACGTGATTTCTATTACTGATGGACAAATTTACCTTGAGTCTGATTTGTTTTATTCCGGGGTAAGACCAGCGATTAACGTAGGTTTATCGGTATCTCGTGTGGGTGGTAATGCACAAATTAAAGCCATGAAAAAAGTGGCCGGTACCTTGAGGCTAGAGTTAGCCCAGTACCGTGAATTGGCTGCTTTTGCGCAGTTCAGTTCTGATCTGGATGCTTCTACACAAAAGCAATTGGCCAGAGGTGCGCGTTTGGTTGAAATGCTAAAGCAAGGTCAATATGCACCTTATCCTGTAGAAGAGCAGGTTCTGGTAATTTATGCCGCCATTAACGGTTATGTCGATGACTATGAGCTATGGGCATTGCCACAATATGAAAAAGAATTGATTGCTTTTGCAAGAGATGAGCAGCCAGAAACTTTACGGTTGTTAAGGGAAGAAAAGAACTTAAGCGATGATGCCAAGGCTTCAATTCAAAAAACCTTGGATGCATTCAAAGACAGATTTAAACCTGAGGTGAAAAAATAA
- the atpH gene encoding ATP synthase F1 subunit delta produces MADNRASFAQGYGIALFESLFEMDDKNLINAADKNFADFEQVIESSLELKNFLSSPAFETNEKHEVLKELKNKLNLEEPFYRFLCVLVDQGHFDLYSGIVKSYREAILKSEQKVSVNVTSAFDLSDDQKGRVLYALSKKLGKDVLLNVQVNPALIGGLKAEVDGVIYDASIKGKLNSLQKEMKS; encoded by the coding sequence ATGGCAGATAATAGAGCCAGTTTTGCCCAAGGTTATGGTATTGCATTGTTTGAGTCTTTGTTTGAAATGGACGATAAAAATTTGATCAATGCAGCAGATAAAAACTTTGCAGATTTTGAGCAGGTGATTGAATCTTCATTAGAGTTAAAGAATTTTTTGTCCAGCCCTGCGTTTGAGACCAATGAAAAGCATGAAGTTTTAAAAGAACTTAAAAATAAGCTTAATTTGGAAGAACCTTTTTATCGCTTTTTATGTGTGTTGGTGGACCAGGGGCATTTTGATTTGTACTCTGGGATTGTCAAATCATACCGCGAAGCCATTTTAAAAAGTGAGCAAAAGGTATCGGTGAATGTGACCAGTGCATTTGATCTTAGTGATGATCAAAAAGGAAGAGTTTTATATGCATTGTCTAAAAAACTAGGCAAAGATGTTTTATTGAATGTTCAGGTGAACCCTGCACTTATTGGCGGTTTAAAGGCAGAAGTAGATGGAGTTATTTACGATGCATCAATCAAAGGCAAACTCAATAGCCTACAAAAGGAGATGAAATCATGA
- a CDS encoding ATP synthase F0 subunit B, with protein MEHLPAISVVVNFAILMVGLVMLSKKPVKAMLNEKHDSWKKNIEEAEVLREQTQAMFDEYQSKLASLDQEVERIIADAKAKGEQYKANMEERAKKNAEKIIAQAKIMADQELEKTKKALQSDALAKALLQAETTLKEKVTQDDQDFFVEGFVQEMESMKHGR; from the coding sequence ATGGAACATTTACCAGCAATTTCAGTCGTTGTTAACTTTGCCATTTTAATGGTTGGCTTGGTTATGCTCAGTAAAAAGCCTGTTAAGGCCATGCTCAATGAAAAGCATGACAGTTGGAAAAAAAATATTGAAGAAGCCGAAGTGCTAAGAGAGCAAACCCAAGCGATGTTTGATGAATATCAGAGCAAGTTGGCAAGCTTAGACCAAGAGGTTGAAAGAATCATTGCCGATGCCAAAGCCAAAGGCGAACAATACAAAGCAAATATGGAAGAGCGTGCCAAAAAGAATGCTGAAAAAATTATTGCCCAAGCTAAAATTATGGCTGATCAAGAGTTAGAAAAAACCAAGAAAGCTTTGCAAAGCGATGCTTTAGCCAAAGCGTTGCTGCAAGCTGAAACAACACTCAAAGAAAAAGTGACCCAAGATGATCAGGATTTCTTTGTAGAGGGTTTTGTACAAGAAATGGAGAGTATGAAGCATGGCAGATAA
- a CDS encoding ATP synthase F0 subunit B codes for MIKENRHIIALLALFLLFAKLFEKINLWGLMGLEAPHGLVFQGVLFFAFYFILKNFLFAPYIKIFQEREEATTGKRNRVEQMRLESDRLLEQYTQSIEEARIKAASHRDALLLEGEEIEKNIVFQARQTAKDSLEQEKEKITLQAQKARAGLNKEISSLSEEIVGKFVRSERKGGILKKAMRKAVS; via the coding sequence GTGATCAAAGAAAATAGGCATATTATTGCATTGCTAGCATTGTTTTTGCTGTTTGCTAAATTGTTTGAAAAAATTAACCTTTGGGGCTTGATGGGCTTAGAAGCTCCACATGGTTTGGTTTTTCAAGGGGTTTTATTTTTTGCCTTTTATTTTATTTTAAAGAATTTTTTGTTTGCTCCTTACATTAAGATTTTTCAAGAACGTGAAGAAGCAACCACGGGAAAACGTAATAGAGTGGAGCAGATGCGTTTAGAATCCGATCGACTTTTAGAACAATATACACAAAGTATTGAGGAAGCTAGAATTAAGGCAGCAAGTCACCGTGATGCTTTATTGCTTGAGGGTGAAGAAATAGAAAAAAACATTGTTTTTCAAGCTCGACAGACAGCAAAAGACAGTTTAGAACAAGAAAAAGAAAAAATCACTCTGCAAGCGCAAAAAGCACGTGCTGGGCTGAATAAAGAGATTTCCAGTTTATCTGAAGAAATTGTCGGCAAGTTTGTCCGCTCGGAGCGTAAAGGTGGTATTTTGAAAAAAGCAATGCGTAAGGCGGTGAGCTGA
- a CDS encoding polymer-forming cytoskeletal protein — MGFLKNDSKSTVSNAQGSAGLSSGGFNAILDQGSEFEGKLSFEGVVRIDGLFKGEVFAPAHLVVGPTGKVVASINVDVVTISGQVEGDIVAKTRVELQSTAHVKGNIFASSVVVEDGAIFDGKMSMSKKTELNGLAQEENKEDKLSQQDEGHA; from the coding sequence ATGGGATTTTTAAAAAACGATAGCAAGTCAACGGTCAGCAACGCTCAGGGAAGCGCTGGGCTCTCAAGCGGCGGTTTTAACGCAATCCTAGATCAGGGCAGTGAGTTTGAAGGTAAGTTGAGTTTTGAAGGCGTTGTGCGCATTGATGGCTTGTTTAAAGGCGAAGTGTTTGCTCCAGCGCACTTGGTTGTGGGTCCTACAGGTAAGGTGGTGGCCAGCATCAATGTTGATGTTGTAACCATATCGGGTCAAGTTGAAGGTGATATTGTAGCCAAAACCAGAGTTGAGCTGCAGTCTACAGCGCATGTCAAAGGCAATATCTTTGCCAGCAGTGTTGTTGTAGAAGATGGAGCGATTTTTGATGGAAAAATGAGCATGTCAAAAAAAACTGAGCTTAATGGTTTGGCTCAAGAAGAGAACAAAGAGGATAAACTCAGCCAACAAGATGAGGGGCACGCGTGA
- a CDS encoding superoxide dismutase translates to MMFSLPDLPYNMEALAPHVSKETLEFHHGKHHAGYVTKLNNAIEGTDYAGKSLEEIVVASREKNDMGVFNNAAQHWNHSFYWNSLTGESSFDSNSSLGQAIEKKWGSLDAFKEAFNGKAAGNFGSGWTWLVKTASGDLDIVNTSNAENTLGTDNTALLTCDVWEHAYYIDHRNARPAYLKGFWEITNWDFAQKNFG, encoded by the coding sequence ATTATGTTTTCATTACCTGACTTACCTTACAACATGGAGGCTCTTGCCCCACATGTATCAAAAGAAACTTTAGAGTTTCATCATGGCAAACACCATGCTGGCTATGTTACAAAACTCAACAATGCCATTGAAGGAACAGACTATGCTGGAAAAAGTCTAGAAGAAATTGTTGTTGCCAGTCGTGAAAAAAATGACATGGGCGTATTTAACAACGCGGCTCAACACTGGAATCACAGCTTTTATTGGAACTCTTTAACAGGCGAGTCCTCTTTTGACAGCAACTCAAGCTTAGGCCAAGCCATAGAAAAAAAATGGGGCAGCTTGGATGCCTTTAAAGAAGCCTTTAATGGCAAAGCCGCGGGCAATTTTGGTTCAGGCTGGACCTGGTTGGTTAAAACAGCTTCTGGAGATTTAGATATTGTGAACACCAGCAATGCTGAAAACACTCTAGGTACCGATAACACAGCCCTTCTAACCTGCGATGTTTGGGAACATGCCTATTACATTGACCACCGCAATGCCCGCCCAGCTTACCTCAAAGGTTTTTGGGAAATTACCAACTGGGACTTTGCTCAAAAGAACTTTGGCTAA
- a CDS encoding RDD family protein translates to MSEISSPTPNNTSHVQFIEGAQIQALPAPIVKRMLAYCCDIGMVSVLLYGAYIVLAFILAVSVGVFAATGLFDSLKSWTQSSLESGNLGQMIVLSVIGFLLLVLIYAILIGPFHAYFIYYEHKQQTTPGKKVFGLRVIALDRPKMSMKDIILREMMRHFEASLILPALISMLLTKKSQRLGDLMTGTMVVHTPKDERKSDFLYLDEDSFRSLNDLLSSKQILEPVDCKAFLKQVFPVFISKLADEYQKQELLARAQSIFNQYYQADENFTLNTISDKEKFLRFHAQRCFDYVNAL, encoded by the coding sequence ATGTCTGAGATATCTTCTCCAACACCCAACAATACATCACATGTTCAATTCATTGAAGGTGCACAAATACAAGCCTTACCTGCCCCTATTGTTAAGCGTATGCTCGCTTATTGCTGTGATATTGGCATGGTCAGCGTTCTTCTCTATGGGGCTTATATTGTATTGGCTTTTATTCTTGCTGTCAGTGTGGGGGTCTTTGCCGCTACAGGTCTTTTTGATAGCCTTAAAAGCTGGACACAAAGCAGTCTTGAAAGCGGGAACCTAGGACAAATGATTGTTCTTTCTGTTATTGGTTTTTTACTCCTTGTTCTGATTTACGCTATATTGATTGGTCCATTTCATGCTTACTTTATCTATTACGAGCATAAACAGCAAACCACACCGGGCAAGAAAGTATTTGGATTGCGGGTTATTGCCCTGGATCGACCCAAAATGAGTATGAAAGATATTATTTTGCGTGAAATGATGCGCCACTTTGAAGCAAGCTTGATCTTACCGGCCTTGATTTCCATGTTACTTACAAAAAAGTCACAGCGACTGGGAGATCTGATGACAGGCACCATGGTGGTTCATACACCAAAGGATGAGCGTAAAAGTGACTTTTTGTACTTAGATGAAGATTCCTTTAGATCCTTAAACGATCTATTATCATCTAAACAAATACTTGAGCCTGTTGACTGCAAAGCTTTTCTTAAACAGGTGTTTCCTGTTTTTATATCCAAGCTGGCGGATGAGTATCAAAAGCAGGAACTTCTTGCTCGAGCGCAAAGTATATTTAACCAATACTATCAAGCCGATGAAAACTTCACGTTAAATACAATTTCAGACAAAGAAAAATTTTTACGTTTTCATGCCCAACGTTGCTTTGACTATGTGAACGCGCTATAG
- a CDS encoding RDD family protein encodes MSFIPKNNGASRRFAAAIVDNVITSLLTIPLSIISGLVIALFNLQAMGESVVALVTYLLTYGILVFYFGWFYKNKGATPGKLLMKLQVINLETGGRIGYGRTFLREIIGKFFAAVILGIGFFMIIFRKDRRGLHDLIANTQVVYTGPEAEKGI; translated from the coding sequence ATGTCTTTTATTCCTAAAAATAACGGTGCAAGCCGACGCTTTGCTGCAGCCATTGTTGATAACGTGATTACAAGCTTACTGACCATACCATTGAGTATTATCTCTGGGTTAGTCATTGCATTATTCAATTTACAGGCCATGGGTGAGTCTGTTGTTGCTTTGGTCACTTATCTTTTAACCTATGGTATTCTTGTTTTCTATTTTGGTTGGTTTTACAAAAATAAAGGCGCTACGCCTGGCAAACTTCTAATGAAGCTACAAGTGATCAATCTGGAAACGGGTGGACGCATTGGTTACGGCAGAACATTTTTAAGAGAAATTATTGGTAAATTTTTCGCTGCTGTCATTTTGGGCATAGGCTTTTTTATGATCATCTTTAGAAAAGATCGTCGCGGTTTACATGACCTTATTGCCAATACGCAAGTGGTCTACACCGGTCCAGAAGCTGAAAAAGGCATCTAA